One genomic segment of Osmia bicornis bicornis chromosome 16, iOsmBic2.1, whole genome shotgun sequence includes these proteins:
- the LOC114879748 gene encoding ethanolaminephosphotransferase 1-like produces the protein MYQKLKLEVQYLTEQHLTGFENYKYNSVDTSPLSVYIMHPFWNKVVQYCPKWVAPNVLTFSGFLFTVFNFTMFASYDYYFYASSDDKPQYLPIPRWVFALGAFNVFMAYTLDGIDGKQARRTQTSGPLGELFDHGLDSWTTMLITVCMFSVFGRTDHSVSPLRMYFILWNVFINFYLTHWEKYNTGVLYLPWGYDLSMVGTTIVFIITSIGGHRAWKFVLPGGISVGVMFELLLYVTAIVSSLPVVLWNIYKSYRDKTGKMRTFLDAIRPLIPLAVFFVISTIWVIHSPSNIIEKDPRIVFLIIGTIFSNICCRLIVSQMSNTACEMLSWILFPIAFAAVFSFILPSTDLVVTYIVAILALLAHIHYGTCVVRQMCRHFRIHTFRIKDRAD, from the exons ATGTATCAAAAACTGAAACTGGAGGTCCAGTACCTAACGGAGCAGCATCTTACCGGCTTCGAAAATTATAAA TACAACTCTGTGGATACGAGTCCTCTGAGCGTTTATATTATGCACCCATTTTGGAACAAAGTTGTTCAG TATTGTCCAAAATGGGTTGCTCCGAATGTACTAACCTTTTCTGGATTCCTTTTCACCGTCTTCAACTTCACAATGTTCGCAAGTtacgattattatttttatgcaTCCAGTGACGATAAGCCACAGTATCTTCCTATACCGCGATGGGTCTTTGCTCTGGGTGCATTTAACGTCTTTATGGCATATACACTTG aTGGTATAGATGGAAAACAGGCGCGACGTACACAAACTTCTGGTCCTTTAGGAGAGTTGTTTGATCATGGGTTAGATAGCTGGACGACTATGCTTATTACTGTTTGTATGTTTTCTGTATTCGGCAGGACAGATCACAGCGTGTCCCCATTGAGAATGTATTTCATTCTGTGGAATGTGTTTATCAACTTCTATTTGACCCACTGGGAAAAATATAACACCGGGGTATTGTATCTTCCCTGGGGATATGATCTATCTATGGTG GGTACCACTATAGTGTTTATTATAACGAGTATAGGAGGGCATAGAGCTTGGAAATTCGTACTACCAGGTGGTATATCAGTTGGAGTGATGTTTGAGTTGTTACTTTATGTTACTGCAATTGTATCTAGTTTACCTGTTGTCCTCTGGAACATATACAA atcGTACAGGGACAAGACTGGTAAAATGCGAACATTCCTAGATGCTATAAGACCTCTGATACCTTTAGCAGTATTTTTTGTAATCTCAACAATCTGGGTGATTCATTCGCCTAGTAATATTATAGAGAAAGATCCTCGAAtcgttttcttaattatagGAACGATTTTCTCAAATATATGT tgCCGTTTGATCGTTTCACAAATGAGCAACACCGCGTGCGAGATGCTGTCGTGGATATTGTTCCCTATAGCATTTGCAGCAGTTTTCTCGTTTATCTTGCCAAGCACAGATCTGGTAGTGACATATATTGTTGCCATTCTAGCTTTATTAGCGCATATACATTATGGAACTTGTGTG GTGCGTCAGATGTGTCGTCACTTCCGCATTCATACATTCCGCATTAAAGATCGTGCCGATTGA
- the LOC114879750 gene encoding cytochrome c oxidase subunit 7C, mitochondrial-like — MSAPRAVFQQCLRSFRTTAIRRSGHDDPEGFPGSNLPFSIHCHRYKLLAYFIAFFGVPFALPFFVVRHHLVK; from the exons ATGTCTGCACCAAGAGCAGTTTTCCAACAGTGTCTGAGGAGTTTCAGAACCACTGCAATACGTAGAAGTGGTCATGACGATCCTGAAGGTTTTCCCGGTTCT AATCTCCCATTCAGCATTCATTGTCACAGATATAAACTTCTTGCGTATTTCATTGCCTTCTTTGGAGTTCCATTTGCCCTTCCCTTCTTTGTTGTTCGTCATCACTTGGTGAAGTAA
- the LOC114879747 gene encoding calreticulin produces the protein MRSFCSFLLLLTVTVVTAETYFEEKFLDDSWEKNWVYSEHPGKEFGKFVLSHGKFWNDRENDKGIQTSQDARFYALSRKFKPFSNKDKPLVIQFSVKHEQNIDCGGGYVKVFDCSLEQKDMHGETPYEIMFGPDICGPGTKKVHVIFSYKGKNLLINKDIRCKDDIYTHLYTLIVSPDNTYKVLIDNEEVESGELEADWDFLPPKKIKDPSQSKPDDWDDKPTIPDPDDKKPEDWDKPEHIPDPEATKPEDWDDEMDGEWEAPMIDNPEYKGEWKPKQIDNPNYKGPWIHPEIDNPEYTPDPELYKRDEVCAIGFDLWQVKSGTIFDNVLIADDPEVARKFGEEVWKATYEGEKKMKEAMDEEERKQREKESKENEDNKDDEEDEDGDEEDNTVPDAEEHDEL, from the exons ATGCGGTCCTTCTGCTCGTTCTTGCTTCTGCTGACGGTTACCGTCGTCACTGCAGAAACCTACTTCGAGGAGAAGTTTCTCGATG ATTCCTGGGAGAAAAATTGGGTGTATTCTGAACACCCTGGAAAAGAGTTCGGAAAGTTTGTTTTAAGTCATGGAAAATTCTGGAACGACCGTGAAAATGATAAAG GTATCCAGACTTCCCAGGATGCCAGATTTTACGCTCTAAGCAGGAAGTTCAAGCCCTTTAGTAACAAAGATAAACCGCTCGTTATCCAGTTTTCTGTTAAACACGAGCAGAACATCGATTGTGGCGGTGGATATGTGAAAGTATTTGATTGTTCGCTGGAGCAAAAGGATATGCACGGAGAAACCCCGTATGAGATCATGTTTG GACCCGATATCTGTGGACCTGGAACCAAGAAAGTTCACGTGATCTTTAGTTACAAGGGCAAGAACCTTCTCATCAACAAAGATATTCGATGCAAAGACGACATTTATACTCACCTGTATACATTAATCGTTAGCCCTGATAATACCTATAAG GTTCTCATCGACAACGAGGAGGTAGAATCTGGCGAACTTGAAGCGGACTGGGACTTCCTCCCACCAAAGAAAATCAAAGATCCATCTCAGAGTAAACCCGACGACTGGGATGACAAGCCCACGATCCCTGATCCGGATGACAAGAAGCCAGAAGACTGGGATAAACCAGAACATATTCCTGATCCTGAAGCCACTAAACCAGAGGACTGGGACGATGAAATGGACGGAGAATGGGAAGCTCCTATGATAGATAATCCTGAATACAAA GGTGAATGGAAACCGAAACAAATCGACAATCCCAACTACAAAGGACCCTGGATCCATCCAGAAATCGACAACCCCGAGTACACTCCTGATCCAGAATTGTATAAAAGGGATGAAGTCTGTGCCATTGGGTTCGACCTCTGGCAGGTGAAATCCGGAACAATCTTCGACAATGTCCTGATCGCTGACGACCCTGAAGTCGCCCGAAAATTCGGTGAAGAAGTGTGGAAAGCCACTTAT gAGGgtgagaagaaaatgaaggagGCTATGGATGAGGAGGAAAGAAAgcaaagagaaaaagagagtaAAGAGAACGAGGATAACAAAGACGATGAGGAGGATGAGGATGGAGATGAAGAGGACAATACTGTCCCAGATGCTGAA GAGCACGATGAATTGTAA
- the LOC114879746 gene encoding rho GTPase-activating protein gacF-like: MIHSKATAVLMRLKEMDRKYKIKHKEEKRTHSLVSTESSLENTPKSNNSKLVHEGNEIASKVSAESKMEMQGPGTNNANSSDEDVHSKKSPKISPRTRTEVEIEGNIRSASRTEESLRTVSNLESDLKTNSQIKDDVLLSEDSRRHGEESSAATIFSKRSTAPETISEVVKSRNEGKSNTTNPEDDTTIDEVIRISDERSEVISELSNAIDKDHEDEDASNVSSMDEQKLQYENDTFEEASNSTGSSSSTELHLKKSSEELAGETVISGVKEIKITSHKQAEIIQEKVINDEKDKEIIELIAPKIIKSNSECDVGLDEELSNYVRTTENVDEVLPINLLKLSKQTTTGKKHVRKSRKQRKSSNENVEEKTEDLSVVSDDHERLNKVNKNEDALLKENSSSTTVKSASNEGKIQKETLKVKNEQAPVEIEEEANREPETISSEKLLTETPKKTDATSTLRELNKDAINAIVRRHRIQTINKISDKPRYKNYKTVVKLPSAESEVPENMEKNESKSLENIRTDSLHNQRVRGRRAKVKRASKASKVRKGSYQGKVEEKQSKFECRQARHLRKQAAALRMQQEREDIRNYLLELECTRLEFGPGDMTSATIPPFKPLEFPKISAFKKPELEDTNLSTDGIVALQEKILTIRQWLKDQYFLYRDYSKLAQTVNAKYIPASLEDAKKTIRQLQSATIESK; the protein is encoded by the exons ATGATACATTCAAAGGCGACAGCCGTGTTGATGCGGCTTAAAGAGATGGACAGGAAGTACAAAATAAAGCATAAAGAGGAGAAACGAACACACAGCCTCGTGAGCACTGAAAGTTCGTTAGAAAACACGCCTAAAAGCAACAACAGTAAGCTAGTTCACGAGGGAAATGAGATTGCGTCAAAG GTATCGGCTGAATCCAAAATGGAGATGCAGGGTCCAGGTACAAACAATGCCAATTCTTCTGATGAAGATGTACACTCAAAAAAGTCTCCCAAAATATCTCCTAGAACAAGGACAGAAGTTGAAATTGAAGGGAATATAAGGAGTGCTTCAAGAACAGAGGAGTCTCTGAGGACTGTTTCAAACCTGGAGTCTGATCTGAAGACTAATTCTCAGATCAAGGATGATGTCTTACTCTCTGAAGACTCTAGGAGACACGGTGAAGAATCTTCCGCAGCTACGATCTTCTCCAAACGCTCGACTGCTCCTGAAACAATTTCAGAGGTAGTTAAATCCAGAAACGAAGGGAAGTCGAATACAACGAATCCTGAGGACGACACTACCATAGACGAGGTGATCAGGATAAGCGACGAGAGGAGCGAAGTCATCTCGGAATTGTCCAACGCGATAGACAAGGATCATGAAGATGAAGATGCGTCCAATGTTTCTTCCATGGACGAGCAGAAGCTGCAGTATGAGAACGACACCTTTGAAGAAGCTTCCAATTCCACTGGCTCGTCGAGTTCCACGGAGCTGCACCTGAAGAAGAGTTCAGAAGAGTTAGCAGGAGAGACGGTGATATCTGGAGTGAAGGAAATCAAGATCACGTCTCACAAACAGGCGGAGATCATCCAGGAGAAGGTGATCAACGACGAGAA AGACAAAGAGATAATCGAACTGATCGCGCCGAAgataataaaaagcaacagcGAGTGCGACGTTGGCCTCGACGAGGAGCTTTCGAATTACGTGAGGACAACGGAGAACGTGGACGAGGTGCTGCCGATCAATCTTCTCAAGTTATCCAAACAAACAACGACGGGGAAGAAGCACGTTCGAAAAAGCAGGAAGCAGAGAAAATCGTCCAACGAAAATGTGgaagagaaaactgaagatCTTTCTGTCGTTTCTGATGATCATGAGAGATTAAACAAGGTGAACAAGAACGAGGATGCACTCTTGAAAGAAAACAGCTCCTCCACGACCGT GAAAAGTGCCTCGAATGAAGGAAAGATTCAGAAGGAAACGCTGAAAGTGAAGAACGAGCAAGCTCCAGTAGAGATAGAAGAAGAGGCGAACAGGGAACCGGAGACCATCTCCAGCGAGAAGCTTCTGACAGAGACACCGAAAAAGACGGACGCCACGAGTACGTTGAGGGAGTTGAACAAGGATGCGATCAACGCTATCGTCAGGAGGCACAGGATCCAAACGATCAACAAAATCTCGGATAAACCGCGGTATAAGAACTATAAGACCGTAGTGAAGCTGCCATCAGCCGAGTCGGAGGTGCCTGAAAACATGGAGAAGAATGAGAgtaaatctctggaaaatatTAGAACG GATTCCCTCCATAACCAAAGGGTCAGAGGGAGAAGAGCAAAGGTGAAGAGAGCCTCGAAAGCTTCGAAAGTTCGTAAAGGGTCGTATCAAGGGAAAGTTGAAGAAAAACAGTCGAAGTTCGAGTGCAGACAAGCGCGTCATCTGCGAAAGCAGGCGGCTGCCCTGAGGATGCAACAGGAACGCGAGGACATCCGTAATTACTTGCTGGAGCTGGAATGCACTCGATTAGAATTCGGTCCTGGCGATATGACTTCTGCTACCATTCCTCCATTTAAACCTCTTGAATTTCCTAAAATCTCAGCATTCAAGAAACCTG aaCTGGAAGACACGAACCTGTCTACAGATGGAATTGTTGCACTGCAAGAGAAGATCTTGACTATAAGGCAGTGGCTGAAGGATCAATACTTCCTTTATAGGGATTACAGCAAGCTGGCACAAACAGTGAATGCAAAATACATTCCTGCCAGTCTGGAAGATGCAAAAAAG ACGATTCGCCAGTTACAGAGCGCGACTATCGAATCCAAGTGA